A genomic region of Saccopteryx bilineata isolate mSacBil1 chromosome 1, mSacBil1_pri_phased_curated, whole genome shotgun sequence contains the following coding sequences:
- the LOC136319597 gene encoding LOW QUALITY PROTEIN: olfactory receptor 51H1-like (The sequence of the model RefSeq protein was modified relative to this genomic sequence to represent the inferred CDS: deleted 1 base in 1 codon) — protein sequence MALPLCLLYSTTVLSNVIILVVIKVEQSLHEPMYYFLAMLAATDLSLSLFFMPTMISVHWFNWHSVTLDACITQMFFIHTFGVVRCSDGHAFDCFVDICFPLHYATILTHGVIGNIGAAVLLRSVVAVLPVPFFTKRLHFCHSNVLSHAYCLHQDAIKLACADTRVNSIYGLLAVIFIIVLDALVLLVSYILILQGVLGITAQEERVKALNTCLSHICAVVLFYVPLIGMTPIHRFGKHLSLVVHTLMANIYLLLPPVLNPVVYSVRAKQIRRQIL from the exons ATGGCCTTGCCCCTCTGCCTTCTTTACAGCACCACAGTCCTGAGTAATGTCATCATCCTTGTTGTCATCAAAGTTGAGCAAAGTCTTCATGAACCCATGTATTATTTTCTGGCTATGCTAGCTGCCACAGACCTCAGCCTTTCACTATTTTTCATGCCCACCATGATAAGTGTTCATTGGTTCAACTGGCACTCAGTAACTCTTGATGCTTGCATCACTCAGATGTTCTTTATCCATACCTTTGGGGTAGTCAGGTGTTCTGATGGCCATGCCTTTGATTGTTTTGTGGATATTTGCTTCCCTTTACACTATGCAACTATTCTCACTCATGGAGTCATTGGCAACATTGGGGCAGCAGTCCTGCTACGGAGTGTGGTGGCTGTTCTCCCTGTGCCTTTCTTTACCAAAAGGTTACATTTCTGCCACTCCAATGTTTTATCCCATGCATACTGCCTCCATCAGGATGCTATAAAG CTTGCCTGTGCTGACACACGTGTTAATAGCATCTATGGCCTGCTGGCTGTGATCTTCATCATTGTTTTAGATGCTTTGGTTCTTCTGGTCTCTTACATTCTAATCCTCCAGGGAGTATTAGGCATTACTGCTCAGGAAGAGAGAGTCAAAGCTCTCAACACCTGCCTCTCTCATATCTGTGCAGTCGTGTTGTTCTATGTGCCCCTCATTGGCATGACTCCGATTCACCGATTTGGGAAGCATTTGTCTTTAGTAGTACACACACTCATGGCCAATATTTACCTATTGCTCCCTCCTGTGCTCAATCCTGTTGTGTACAGTGTTAGGGCCAAGCAGATCAGGCGACAAATTCTTTGA
- the LOC136320593 gene encoding olfactory receptor 51H1-like, whose protein sequence is MMNSNASAVNHHTFILTGIPGMPDKNPWMAFPLGFLYTLTLLGNGTILAIIKVDQSLHEPMYYFLSILALTDVSLSMSTLPSMLSIFWFNVPEISFDACITQMFFIHGFGVVESGVLVSMAFDRFVAICDPLHYASILTHGIICKIGIAVLTRAVCVVFPVPFLIKRLPFCSSNVLSHSYCLHQDTMRLACASTRINSLYGLIIVIFTLGLDAFIILFSYMLILKTVLGIASKAERLKALNTCLSHICAVLLFYVPLIGITMIHRFGKHLSPIVHMLMANIYLLLPPVLNPIVYSVKTKQIRSRIIHVFQTKKN, encoded by the coding sequence ATGATGAATTCTAATGCATCGGCTGTCAACCACCATACTTTCATTCTGACAGGTATTCCAGGGATGCCAGATAAAAATCCATGGATGGCTTTTCCTCTGGGATTTCTCTATACACTAACTCTCTTGGGAAATGGTACTATTTTAGCTATTATCAAAGTAGATCAGAGTCTACATGAGCCTATGTACTACTTCCTCTCCATCTTGGCTCTAACTGATGTTAGTCTCTCCATGTCCACCTTGCCTTCCATGCTCAGCATCTTCTGGTTTAATGTCCCTGAGATTTCCTTTGATGCATGTATCACACAGATGTTCTTTATCCATGGATTTGGAGTGGTAGAATCAGGAGTATTAGTGTCCATGGCCTTCGACAGATTTGTGGCCATCTGCGACCCATTACACTATGCTTCCATTCTCACCCATGGCATCATTTGCAAGATTGGAATAGCTGTCCTCACCCGGGCAGTCTGTGTGGTCTTCCCTGTGCCTTTCCTTATAAAAAGGTTACCATTTTGCAGTTCCAATGTCTTGTCTCATTCATACTGTCTCCACCAAGATACAATGCGACTGGCTTGTGCCAGCACTCGCATCAACAGCCTGTATGGCCTTATCATAGTCATCTTCACATTGGGGCTGGATGCCttcatcattcttttttcttacatGCTCATCCTGAAAACTGTGCTGGGCATTGCTTCCAAAGCTGAAAGACTCAAAGCCCTCAATACTTGCCTTTCTCACATCTGTGCTGTGCTTCTCTTCTATGTTCCCCTTATTGGAATCACCATGATTCACAGGTTTGGAAAGCATTTATCACCAATAGTGCATATGCTCATGGCCAATATCTATCTGTTACTGCCCCCTGTACTAAATCCTATTGTCTACAGTGTGAAGACCAAGCAGATACGAAGCCGGATCATCCATGTGTTCCAGACAAAAAAGAACTGA